The sequence CCCTATCCACAACCTTTCTGTTATTTGATAGTATACATCTTCTTCGTATAAGAATGAACTACGTCGTACGGCATGTGGTCCCATACTACGTAGTCCTTGAACCATAACTTCACTTTGTCAAGACTATCAAATATCATCCTCTTCTTAATCAACTCCTTCTCACTATCTCACTccttgtcggagggttaactcctgtcgcagggatcctgggagacccctttttagagattcggccaggaggatgatcctgaatatgttcgccggaggaataaatgggtatgaatgcaatgaccggtgtcggaggatgaactcctgttgcagggatcccgggagacccctttttagagattcggccggggggatgatcctgaataagttcgtcggagaaataaatggaatgaatgcaacggccggtggcgggggtgatgacctagtgcaaaaagaagtaaatgcaccggaatttcgacaggttcgggccgcatggtgggcgtaataccctactcctgtatggatgcaataactgtcctgaggaagtccctcaaggatgttgttggttacaagaatattggcttAACtaagagcctgaggctccttgttcttcggctgggactgtGCCTGGTCTTCTTCGAGAGAGCTCGAGTTCGTATGTGTGTGAGTCCGTTGCCTATTGCCTGTGTTGGTTCCTGTTGGTCGTCCCtttcttctgtgttgccggctcttttaagtatccgtcggccgagacatgccctgaacgggaaggagggggcacaagtttcaagaTGCCATGattgggaaaggcgtcatcatttcttctgtgtgaagtgaccgggggtggaaaaaacgccgcacgcccggtcacctgtcaccataaacgccctggcaacgggcgccgtggagagggcccaccgggcagccgcagagcaacccggcgtgcccgccctgtcttgttcctctgccacggcagggcggtagacggaacgccttgatccttgcgatgttatcccaagacaagccggatgatacgggacgggacccgtgcaattaatagccccacgcctctctgccaaaacatggcaggaattgacgctgcggcgggagcagttggagatgtcaggccacgcacgctcattaaatgcggcctcggacctctgactgattgacacctcatcggcggggccctcgggggcctttctgggtcgtcagggcaccgagtgctcgggggtactattcacctccccgagcactctctcccgagaatgcctatccttgtcctcggggtaccgggtgctcgggggtactgttcacctccccgagcactcttgcacgaaccttcggggaaccgagtgctcggaggctgccacgtgcagccccgagcactctctcccgagcactcttgtatggatcttcggggaaccgagcgctcgggagctgtcgcgcgcagccccgagcactctctcccggaacttagctcttctgatcgtcgggggactagggtgctcgggggtgaccgggcacctccccgagcaatttttttcccggtacttagactctgtggatcatcggggaactgggtgctcggggaccactgactgtggccccgaacaccttctcccgggacttgagcttttctcatcccacaggagggacctcgcgggatggcgccacgtggtggatggctggccgggcctcgggacccagggacccccggttcctgatacaccgacagtagccccaggcccattggcaggcgatggcccggagactgcggatgggcccttcgtcgcgaacgaggccgaggccggtgtggacgccacgtggcaagctttcagaAGATGGCCCCTTCGATTCGGGCCTTTGGTACGACCCAACAGGGAGAcgaatggacgcgcgtccacacaactcccgaagggcatgacaatggGACGGGcagcacgcgcggctgccgcgcagatcgaggaaaatacgcctggcaaccgctgacatcgcacGACCTGTAGGAGATTCGCCTGGTAGTTGCGTTGATCGAGAAAACTGTCCCGCCGAGTGCGCcatggcaggagacgtttgaattctctgaggtataaaagggggaggggagcgatccgccctcctctttacgccatctcgcGATCCAGCCCTTGCTTCCTTCacgctcctgagcccttagaatctcctaggcgatcagagcacacctctctctccaccacccagaccacctccccctccgacgaaatgccgagagctggaggaagccaccgCGATTGGACTCCGAACAGCgtactgccggagtctcgcctgacaAACAAAGAGGCGGCGGAGAaggtcaggaagctgctggtccccgagggccagcagggggcctcggtggtgacgccggcgaacttcccaCCGGCGACGACCCATCCCCGGCGCATTGTTCTGTTCACATCCTTCGTTGtggcggggctggtgccgccgttctcgacgttTTTCcttcaagtcctcgacacctacggcgttcagttggtgcatctgagccccaactcggtcgtcatcttggagctgttcgcgcacttctgcgagttgttcgtgggagtggcgccatCGGTGACGCTTCTTCGGCATTTCTTCGCCCTgcgatcggccgggaagaagagaggctactccacggcggacgttgCGGGCTGCTGCAatctccggctgcgggacggcacgggggagcggtacatcccccaggtgctgtgaagcaaatgggaggagtggcggcgggactggttttTCGTCgatcacctccccgagcacttttcgtcgatcacctccccgagcacctccccgagcacttttctacaccgggcacctccccgagcacttttcttcccggtacttagactctgtggatcatcggggaactggggttctcggggaccactgactgtggccccgaacaccttctcccaggacttgagcttttctcatcccacaggagggacctcgcgggatagCGCCAcatggcggatggctggccgggcctcgggacccccagttcctgatacaccgacagccggtggggtggaatgatctaatgcggaacagagtaaatgcgctggcgtttagacaagttcgggccgcacggaggcgtaacaccctactcctgtatagatactataaatgccttgagaatgtctctcaaggatgttgctggttacaagaatgtctatctatcttagagcctggggctccttgttcttcggtctacGTGTCTctgctggctttgggtgctctcgatcttctcttcgctacctcgAGGACTTCTTCAGAAAAAAGACCTCTCCTTCCCCAGAgctctctcttttctctgtgctgccggcggctttaaatacccgccggcagtagcgtgccccgagcgggaggagggcacgagttccaagataccataaatgaaaagtgcatcatcatagcctctgtgcgaagtgaccgggggtggaaatgcgtcccacgcccggtcatccgtcaccataaatgcactggcaacgggcgccgtggagagggcccaccgggcagccgcggagcagcccggcgtgcccgccctgtcttgttctcctgccacagcagcgcggcagacggaacgcctcggcccttacgacgttatcccgagacgggccggatggcacgagatgggacccgtgcattcaatgaccccacgcccttctgccagaatatggcaggaactgacactgagcgtggcgggagcagttggaggtgacaggccacgcgcgctctttaaatgcagccttgggcctttgactagctgacacctcatcagtgggcccctcgggggtcactgtcagggggctctgtGGGTCGTcaaggaaccgagtgctcaggggtcactgttcacctccccgagcactccctcccgagagtgccctttcttggtcctccgggaaccgagtgctcgggggtactgttcacctccccgagcactccctcccgaatacgcttgtacggatcctcgggggaccgagtgctcgggggctgctgcacgcagccccgagcactctctcccggaacttccttcagagggtcctcgggatacttgggtgcccagggggccaccgctcgcggccccaggcacatttctcccggtacttagctttcctgaccgTTGGGGGACTCgtgtgctcgggggccaccgtatgcctccccgagcactttcttcccggtacttaggcTTCGCAGATTATCAGGAAacttgggtactcagggaccaccgactgtggccccgagcgccctctcccgggacttaatcttttttacctcacgGAGGAGACtctgcgggatggcgccatgtggtggattgctggcctggcctcgggattcggggacccccggttcctgattcaccgacactcCTCCTCCATAGACATTAAGCCGCTATCACATAGAGCTTTCTTGGTTAATGAAATATCTTTGTACCCCGGCACTTCGGGCATATGCACATGTATAACCTTCAGTGCCCTCATCTCCTACTCTGTGTAAATTTCATTCCACCAAGGCCCTGTTTCATCCTTGCTCGCTTCTTCTTCAACCTTAGGACCAACGTGTTGTTGCTCAGAACCAGGCACATGTTCTACTTCTTCTACCTCATCActttcatcttcatcctcactgTCCAAAGAGAAGATTGATATTTCTTCAATATTTCCTTGGCCTCCTCATCCTTATAAAAGGCATAATTGAAGTCATTACATACAACAACAAAACTAAACTTATTGGAACCACCAGCATCTATCTCATGAATAGAGGCACAAGGTACCTCTGGAACAATAACATCAGCAAGTTCAGAGACACCGGCAACCTCTGAGACAATGACGGTAATTTCCTAAGTCAAATGCTCAACATGCTTCACTTCTTGACTAATTCTACCCCGCACTTCTTGAACCGATGTCATCGAGCTTCCACAGATACCTACGTCAACTACAACCTTGCGCAACAAACTTAAGAATCATTCACACAACCCTTATACAACTTCCAATCATTCTCCGACGCCAACTCCATAACAATATAGTGAACTCTACCACCCAAGCCAGCATCAAACCTTCCACATACAGTTACATCACTTGCATCTAACATCAACATCCATAATTAACCGAACACAAGCAATAGTTTCATCAAAACAAGACGAGTCCTCAAATTTCAACACATGCTCCCTTATCTTATCAAACTCCCCATTTACATTAACCGCGTCACCACAAAATACACGAACAATCCAGTATAtctacacaaaccatccaaatatttcacatatgcaaaaatataacaCATGCAAATCTTACATATAATCAATTTCAATCCCTATGCCTCATCATTTCATCACAACAATTTAAGattactcatatatatagaaaaacatGCATTGCTCATTACATTGAGCCTAACCATACATGTCTCAATTTCCTACGCTCAAAtaattgcatgcaacaaatttcaCACGATACAAATGAGTAACTATACATCCATAGCACAATATTTGACATCCAATCTAACCTAAAACGTACAAATTTCATAGatcattatcaccaaaataCTAAACCCTAACTACCATTCACCTAAGATTAcgccaaaaaaccaaaaatacttGGAATGGACGAGTTTCCTTCTTAAGACACTTCCCAACAAAATCCCCTTCGAATTGGACCCGATTAGTGGGGGATTGGAGGAGGGGAGGGTCGGCGCCGTGCTCCGATCGGGAGAAgtcgggaggaggaagagaaactGCAGGAGAGAAGGGATGCCGTAACACTTTGTACGCAGTTAAGTTACGCCAATACCTTTGACGTGACAGTCGGTCACGCTAGGAACATTGGCGCAACTCAAATCTGCCATGTCGATGAGCTATCCTGGTGTCGTGCTAGCATGACTCCTTAGTCATAACACAGCCGGGAGTCACACTAACACTTTGACATGATAAAAAGCTATTTCCTGAAAAATAGTTTACTACGTGttgttattaaaatataaattttaaataggttaaaataaaaaattcccgCACGCATCCCCGAAGCGCGGCAGGTCAGCACGTTAGTAGCGGGACGATTGGCAGGTGGGGCCAAGCGGGACGGACGGCTGGGGTCTCATCCTGCCGCTGAATCGGCGCGATCTCTGCCGTCCGATGAGCGGGCGGAGGGGGTTATTTATCCGGCCGTGCGAAAGCAGGGTTCTCACTTCTCTCCAATCTAGCCTCATCGATTGAGTGGTTGCGTTGCATCGCGTTGCTTCGAGTTCGAGTTCGAGTTCGCGTGAGGATCCGAGCGGAGGGCATGGAGAGCGAGCGGTTGGCGAGTCGGGAGGAGGGGCGGTTCTGATATGGTTAGCGGGCGCCTCGATTTTGAGCAGGCAAGAAATTTACCGGGGATTTTTAGGTGTTCTTTCGGGAGAAATTAGGGTGCTGTAACTTGTTATCGCTGGTGGATTTGTGTATGGTGTTCAATTTTGGTGTCGGAGTGTCGGATTTTGAAGGAGGAGCCAATTTTAggggggattttttttttttttttgtttcggGGGCAATGATTTTGGATTCCCTGTTTGCCACATGAAGGTTGATTGGTTCTGGTTAGGCACTTAATTTCACATCCGATTAGGTAATCTTGAGacgaattttgcaaaaaaagagCTATTTTTTGTTGAGCTTCTCGTCATTGCAATGAACTGGAAGAAGCTGCTTTCCCAATTGGAGCTGGAATTTTGAGGTTAGTGTCAAAAGGCGTcacgtttgtttgctgcttACTCTGGCCAAACAGCTTTCCCTTGGTTTATTTCAAGAAAAGATGTTTTTTTCCCGTGATTTTTTGGTTTCGACCTGGCAGATCCAAGAAACACCGAACTTTGCTTGATTTTGCCGCGATTTTTGATCTGATCGAGAGACTCCCAAGGTCTTTCGCAAGAAGCAAggaattcctttttttttttctcggcaTGTCCATGGCGTTGAGCCGCTTCACGCAATGGCTGTGGCCGGGGAGCGCCGGGCGGGTGGCCAACCACGAGCTCCCGGGCACGGCGCTTACGAGCTCCTCCTTCCCGGACTTCCCCTCCGGTTTTAGGGAGCCGGACACGGTCACGTTCTCCACCGCTGCCGGCGCCGGTGGCCGCCGCGCGCGGCCGAGAAGGGTCCGGAACCGGCGCCGCAGCCGCGAGGAGCCCACGGTCGACCGGGAGTACGACATGGTCATCGTTCCGTCCGACGGCGGCGGGTGCCTGTCCGGGTCGGACTCCGATGACTCCGACTGGTCCATCGGGTGGCTCGAGCCCCAGGCGCCAGAGCTGCAGACGGATGGCGACCCCGAGAGCTGCTTTGCTGTGCTCGTGCCATGCTACCGCCACGGCCGCGCCGATCAGCCCGGGAGGCACGAGGGCAGGTTTCTTGGCGCCGGCACCCTTGCCGACGGTGGCCTCTCTGGTGAGCATGTTGATCTGATATGCGCATAATGTGTTCTCTTCAGAATTGGGAAGAAATCCTGTTGTTTTAGTTCATAGTTACGAAAGGATTTAGTCGTGTAGTTGATCGAGAATTATAACTGCTTATTTATGGAAGGATTCAGCTGTTCAGAATTGGAAGGAATCAATGCAAGCTAGTGGCATTAGCTCGGTTCTCCAGTGTAGAATTAGGAAGGAATCATGTGCGGTAGACTGGTAATTGATTCTTGATGGTACTAAGGGTCTGCTTGTTTGGATTTCTGCTTCTGGTTTTTTTGCTGTAAGAAGTTAGAAGCCTAAGCAAACGGGATCCCTAAAAAGGGGTTTCTGGAGAAGTCAAAAGTCCGCTTCtgaggaaatgaactagaagctgttCTCCAGAGAAGTTAGCTGATAGTAGTTTTTCTGGCTTTTGGTGTGCTGCGAAGCTAAAAAATTGTTGTAAAAGctaacaactaaaatccaaaagcacagttttttagaaaagtcaaaagtacattttttagaaaaaccaaaagcaGAAGCCTAAACAAGCAGACCCTAACTACTAGGTACTGTGAATAGTTCAGTTTCACAGGTTGACATAAATTGACTAAATTTGGTACTTTTTAGTTATAAGTTGTTGTTTTGGCAAGAAATTCGGTTTGTTAAGCTGGCATAACACAAACTATAATAGGATAAGAAGTTGATGTCTCTAGCAGGCAGGCTGgctttcttttcccttttgtgATAGAATTGGTGATCAGATGGTAGAGGGTATCTGGAATTATCCCCTCAATGATTGCTATGTGTgtggtgttatttgattatttAGTTCAGTAATGATCTGCTTGGAAGTAGTAGCACACCACATGTCATGCTAGTTAGTTCGATCGCATTTATGGGGGTGGATTGGCTAGTGGCTACTAGTCATATGCCATTTTCATGTACTATGGATTTGTGGTTTAGGTGGCTTACTCTGTACTATGAATTTGAAATCTAGTTTTGGTTAGTTTATAAAGCTTGTCTTGTACTCAAAAGGTGGATACACTAATACTTCAGATTTTGCTCATTTTGGTTGGAGAAAAAAACATTGAATCCTTTCTTCTTCGAAATTCAACAATTTATATATCATGTTTATGTTATAGGCTTATAGCTCTTCAGTTATTCATCGTGGCCTATTATTTGCTTTGATCTTTTTGTTTGAGTTGGATTCTGCCATTCTTCGTGTTGTAAACTTGTAATTTTGTAATTGAAGCTTGAACTTTGTTATATCAGTTCAAGATTCTTATTGTCTCGTGTCCTACGTGACTGAGTCCTTCAGTTTATTGGTATCATGTTTTCCACTGTTAAAACTGCTAGCTGTGATTAACTTGTACCAAATAATAACATTCCATTGCCTGCTTGTGCCATCTTAATTCTCTGTAAGCCACTCCATCTTAATTCAAatgtttataaattttttttttcgttaTTTTACAGCAAACAATTAAAGCTATATATACATCTGAACCTTTACATGACTACAATTTATTTCCCCCCCTCTAATATTCTTCTTTCCTTGTTCTGATCTGCAGATGGAAAGAATTTTGTAGAGCAGTGGCTTTCTTCTCTTCAGAACTGATATCTCAGACCTCTCGTAGCTACGCTGTATATAGTATTGCTCCGTTTGTCCTAGACGCAGAATGTATCAATGAAGGAAGACAAGGAAAACCCTAAAAAAAGagcaaaaatgaaaagaaaaagaggagcaGTGGGATTTTGAAGCAGCACTGAATGGGTATGTCCTTCCTGAGGTTTCAAGGCAATTCTACTATTGCAAAGCAAGGCGAATGCTGAACACCACAAGCTGCGTGCCAtcgaaaatatttttccttccTGATATGTGCCGAGTGCTAACCTATGATTGATAACATGTGTAGAGATGAACTGCTATTCCATTGATAATTTGTCCCACTTGCTTGCGGACCTCGATTCTACTACCTATACATAGTGTTATTGCAGTGTATATAGTCTGCGGCAAAACTGCAATTTGCACGATTCTTCAGTatgtgcgtgtgcgtgtgctaTTCCTGTACATTGTAACATAATCCTTATGAATGAATCTGCTGTATATAAATCCTGTGAATTTGCTTTTTGCTGAATATTCCTTATCCTGCGTGTGTAATGTGTATGGAATCATTTTATCAGTGAAGAACGCGTGTGAATGACTGAACATAGAAAGGGAGGCAGTCTGTGACCAAAGCCAAGAGACAGATAAACTGGAGCAGAAACTAGGAGAGAAACTGAGAAAGTAAGGCTTTGCAATTGCATCCATTTCATGGGTTGTGGCAAATTCGAAAGTGGCTTATGATCATAgagttttttaatattataattttgtatggaaattaaaaaataacagaAATACcgaaatttgcaaaaataatacctattcgTGGCCTGGTCATGTGAAATTTGGGTTTTCGTGGTCTCATCACGCGAAATCTGAGTTTTCGTGGCATGTATATTCGAAAACTAGTTTTCGTGGCCTGAAGGCTCAAAAAATTGTTTTTCAGGGCCTGAAAACGCGAAAATAAGTTGCTGCAGCTTGAGGGCGCGAAAATAGGTCTTCGCATACTGAGCACGCGAAAAAAGGTTGTTGCTGCCTGAGGGAGCAAAAAATAGCAACATAAATATCATAGAACCCAGTACGGAGGCTACATACATTGATGAACATTAAATGTGACATATGTTGATGAACATACGCTGATGAACCGTAAAGAGTTGACGACAATAAACGCTGACATGTAAGGTACGTCTAAAGATTAACCTAATAACATACTgttgctaaacctaacatgccttacgaaaagaaaatatatcaggttacaatagatgctctctattgagtgcacctatgatatttgccctttctcaagACATCAGTGCCCTCCGCCTTAGCGCAGTGggctctctcttgcttccttTCTCTCTTTGCTTCGCATGCTTTAGCCACGACGTGCTCCTTCGCGGCGTTCCTGATACGCTCCTCCTCATGTCGCTTCATCTGTAGTTCCTCCTGATGCCGCTCGTACTCGCGCGTTCGTAAgtttccctcctccaccgtatcTCCATGTCCACCCACTGCTTTTGGTGCTGATTTTGCTCCGTATCCAGTCATTGTATGAAGTCACATATatgtggaggagactggacaaatgatacaagaggagagattagtaagacagtgcatgcaatcgtatggaaagtgccacatgaatgatctatgtcgctataccggtgggtactcatacggtccatatcgagacttaccgtactggtagttggcacacatgaagaagcgtaggccataggtgtagcaGATGTCTTGGGACTAGTGAAGCCTGCAAGGGTCGCCACAAAAGCACATCGGCGGTTTGACTCCCTAAGGGATGAATATCCCTC is a genomic window of Phragmites australis chromosome 17, lpPhrAust1.1, whole genome shotgun sequence containing:
- the LOC133897159 gene encoding uncharacterized protein LOC133897159; amino-acid sequence: MSMALSRFTQWLWPGSAGRVANHELPGTALTSSSFPDFPSGFREPDTVTFSTAAGAGGRRARPRRVRNRRRSREEPTVDREYDMVIVPSDGGGCLSGSDSDDSDWSIGWLEPQAPELQTDGDPESCFAVLVPCYRHGRADQPGRHEGRFLGAGTLADGGLSDGKNFVEQWLSSLQN